In the Wyeomyia smithii strain HCP4-BCI-WySm-NY-G18 chromosome 2, ASM2978416v1, whole genome shotgun sequence genome, one interval contains:
- the LOC129723723 gene encoding longitudinals lacking protein-like — protein sequence MADQQQYFLKWNDFQTNMVTSFRHLRNEKSFTDVTLACEGQTCKAHKMVLSACSPYFKSLLEENPSKHPIIILKDVSYSHLQAILEFMYAGEVNVSHEQLPTFLKTADRLKVKGLAETPTNIKREG from the exons ATGGCAGATCAACAACAGTACTTCCTGAAGTGGAATGATTTTCAAACCAATATGGTGACCTCATTCCGGCATCTACGCAACGAGAAAAGTTTTACAGAC GTGACACTAGCGTGCGAAGGACAAACGTGCAAAGCACATAAGATGGTATTATCGGCATGCAGCCCTTATTTCAAATCTCTCCTAGAG GAGAACCCATCAAAGCATCCGATCATCATCCTGAAAGACGTCTCGTACAGTCACCTGCAGGCAATTCTTGAGTTCATGTACGCCGGTGAGGTGAACGTGTCCCACGAGCAGTTGCCTACGTTCTTAAAAACTGCCGATAGACTGAAAGTGAAGGGCCTCGCGGAGACCCCGACAAATATCAAACGGGAGGGCTAA
- the LOC129720260 gene encoding uncharacterized protein K02A2.6-like, whose amino-acid sequence MAGFQYFSHIDPSDAYLQVQVDAASQPPLFLLLDKGHSGVERMRSVARQYVYWPNIDEEVAILVRSCDECASVAKTDRKTNLESWPAPTKPWQKLHLDFAGPMDGNFFLILVDSYTKWPEVVRTEKITTPETLRILRGMFARYGNPETLVTDNGTQLTSSGFEAFGNARSIIHLKTALYHPQSNGLAERSTPCRSAPGGKSPGDLMFGRPIRTALELLRPPTTFQKQLGCAQEQQFNRKHGTKARSYHPQDLVWAKVYSANKWIWQYGMIIECIGSVMYNVWLPSKQSLIRSQCNQLRNRLTSLGTLNRALFETDRNFFV is encoded by the exons ATGGCTGGTTTTCAGTATTTCAGTCACATCGATCCGTCCGATGCCTACCTCCAGGTACAGGTCGATGCAGCCAGCCAGCCACCCCTTTTTctcctgttgg ACAAAGGGCACTCCGGTGTCGAACGAATGCGATCTGTAGCGCGCCAATACGTGTATTGGCCAAACATCGACGAAGAAGTTGCAATCCTTGTCCGTTCCTGCGACGAGTGTGCCAGCGTAGCCAAGACAGACCGGAAAACCAATCTGGAATCCTGGCCAGCACCGACAAAACCGTGGCAGAAACTGCATCTAGACTTTGCTGGTCCAATGGATGGGAACTTTTTCCTTATCCTTGTCGACTCGTACACTAAATGGCCGGAAGTTGTGCGAACTGAAAAGATCACCACTCCAGAAACCTTGCGGATCCTTCGAGGAATGTTCGCAAGATATGGTAACCCGGAAACGCTAGTCACTGATAATGGGACTCAGCTCACCAGCAGTGGATTCGAAGCATTCGGTAACGCTCGTAGTATCATCCATCTTAAGACTGCACTATATCATCCGCAGTCCAATGGGTTAGCCGAGAG GTCGACGCCCTGCCGTAGTGCACCTGGTGGGAAGTCGCCTGGCGATTTAATGTTTGGCAGACCAATTCGCACAGCTTTGGAGCTACTTCGGCCGCCAACGACGTTCCAAAAGCAACTAGGCTGTGCTCAAGAACAACAGTTTAACCGAAAACACGGAACAAAAGCTCGTAGTTATCACCCTCAAGATCTCGTATGGGCTAAGGTGTATTCCGCCAACAAGTGGATTTGGCAGTATGGAATGATCATCGAGTGCATCGGCAGCGTGATGTACAATGTGTGGCTGCCATCGAAACAGAGCCTGATCCGATCTCAATGCAACCAGTTGCGGAATCGcctcacttcgcttggaactctaaatagggctttatTCGAAACTGATCGTAATTTTTTTGTCTAA